The sequence AACGTGATCCCGGCCATCATGAAGCTCATGAAGAAGGGCGCCGCCCTCTCTTACAGCCACGGCTTCAACATCGTTGAAGAAGGCCAGGAAATCCGCAAGGACATCACGGTGATCATGGTCGCCCCGAAGGGCCCGGGTTCCGAAGTCCGTAGCGAATACGTCCGCGGTTTCGGTATGCCCTGCCTTATCGCTGTGCACCCGGAAAACGACCCCGAAGGTAAGGGCTGGGACTACGCCAAGGCTTACGCCGCTGGCCTCCATGCCGACCGTCCGGGCGTTCTCGAAAGCTCTTTCGTTGCCGAAGTGAAGTCCGACCTCATGGGCGAACAGACCATCCTTTGCGGTATGCTCCAGACCGGCACGATCCTTTGCTACGACAAGATGGTGAAGGATTTCGGCGTTGAACCGGCTTACGCGGTCAAGCTGCTCCAGTACGGCTGGGAAACCATTTCCGAAGCCCTGAAGCACGGCGGCATCACCAACATGATGGACCGTCTCTCCAACCCGGCCAAGATCCGCGCCACGGAACTCGCCGAAAAGATGAAGAAGATCATGAAGCCGCTCTACTGCGAACACCAGGACAACATCATCTCTGGCAAGTTCTCCAGCACCATGATGGTCGACTGGGAAGCCGGCGACAAGGATTTGCTCAAGTGGCGTGGCGAAACGGGCGAGCTCGAATTCGAAAAGGTCGAAGCTACCGACAAGGTCATCACCGAACAGGAATACTTCGACCGCGGCGTTCTCATGACCGCCATGATCAAGGCCGGTGTGGAACTCGCTTTCGAAACCATGTGCTCCGTGGGCATCAAGCCGATGAGCGCCTACTACGAATCTCTCCACGAGACTCCGCTTATCGCGAACCTCATCGCTCGTAAGAAGTTGTACGAAATGAACCGCGTGATCAGCGACACCGCCGAATACGGTTGCTACCTGTTCGCCAACAAGTGCGTGCCTCTGCTCGCCGACTTCATGAAGAACGAAGTGAAGAAGGACGACATCGGCGCTATCTACGGCGAAGGCAAGACCACCGCTGTGGATAACGAAGAACTGATCAAGGTGAACAAGAACATCCGTCAGCATCCTGTCGAGGAAGTTGGTGCTTGGCTGCGTGAACGCATGTCCGGCATGACCCGCGTCGTCTAAGCTTCGCGATACTGCGTTGTGGCTGCGCTCACGTACGCTTAGTACGCTACGCGCATCCACGCCTCGTTCTGCTCGCTTATACTTAGCGGGATGAAAATTGAAGAAGTCCGTCGGGTATGCGCCCGGCGGGCTTTTTCTGTATTCGAACTTTCAATAGCCAGCAAACCACTGTCTACTGTCTACTTCCTACAGTCTACTCTTACTATATTATCCCACATGAACAATTCTCAATCTCGCAGCAAGCTTCGTGACGAAGTCTATACCCAGATGATGTGCGCGCAGGCGCGCCTTTCTAAAGACCAGAATACCCAGATGGGGGCGGTGCTGGTGAGTGCCGATGGTCGCGTAATCAGCACGGGCTACAATGGCGCTCCGGCTGGTTTCGACGACGAAACGGTGCCGTACACGCGCGAAAAGCAACTGCTGGCGTATGATTTGCTGGATGCCGATTCGGGCGAGCTCTTGAGCCACCACGAGTTCGAGGCGAACAAGTACCCGTTCATGGTTCACGCCGAAATCAACGCGTTGCACTATGCCCGCGGCAAAGTTCCTCCCGGCTCCAAGCTCTATGTGATTGGTTTTCCGTGCGAACGCTGCGCCCTGGATGTGAGCCTTTCGGGTGTTGCCGAAGTGTTCGTGACCAAGGACGATTACGACCCGAAGTCCACGCTGAACAACAGCCGCGACACGGCCTACTACATGTTTGCGCAGGCGGGAATTATCGTGACTCTGTGCGGCAAGCGCATTCGCCCGGTGGTTTCGAAACCGAACAAGTAGTTTTTATCACACTTTCAAAAGTGTGGACATAAATTTTTGTCTAAATGTAGACTTTTAGGCGAAATATTTATTATATTAGTAACCGGGAGCCTTTTGCGCTCGGTTTTTTTATGGATTTTTAATATGGTGAATCTTTTTGAATACTTGAACTACCGCGAATTTTTGCGTGACGCCTATGAAGAGCGCCATAAGGGCGATTGGCGTTTTAGCCACCGCTATATTGCCGACCGTGCCGGGTTCGATGCGTCGATGTTCAACAAGATTCTGCAGGGCAAGCGCAACTTGACCAGTCGCCTGGTTTCGGTGTTTGCTGATATCTTTTGTAATGATGACCGCGAAAAGGCCTACTTTGCCGACATGGTGGCGTTCAACCAGGCGAAGAACCATTCCGAAAGCCGTCAGTATCTGGAAAAGCTGGTCGCGACCAAGGAATGCAAGGTCGAAAATGTGGCCAAGGACCAATTCGAATACTTTGACCACTGGTACCATGCGGTGATTCGCGAACTGGTAACTTTTTACCCGTATGTGGGCGATGACGCGGCGCTTGGCCTGATGGTGCGCCCGCCGATTACGGCCTCGCAGGTTAAGTCTTCAATTGCGCTCTTGGAACGCCTCTCGATGATCAAGAAGAACGAGGCAACAGGATTTTACGAACAGACACAGGGACTGATTTCGAGCGGTTCGGAGTCGTTCAGTACGGCGGTTAACTCTTACATCCAGCAGAACTTGAATGTGGCGCAAGACGCCATGGACCGCTTCGACAGAAATGAACGAAACCTGTCGACGCTTGCTTTTGCCTGTGACGAGGACACTTATAAGGAATTGGTAGAAATGGTGCGCCGTTTTCGCCGTGAAATTCTCGCAAAGGTGGGGCAGTGCGCAAAGCCTAATCGAGTGTTCCAACTCGGTATGCAGCTGTTTCCGCTTTCGGACCCGTATCCGCCTCCGCAGCGCCGCGGGCGCAAGCGCCGTATTCGCGGTATGGAAATGACGAACGGCGACGAATTAGAAGTTGCCGGTGATGATATCGCCGGTGAAAATGCCGAAGGGGGTGCGGACAATGCTTAAGAGAAAATCTTTATATGCTGTTCTAGCTCCCATGGTGGCGGGAATGCTTTGCAGTAGCTTTGTGGGCTGCTCTGAACGTCGCGATATCGCGGGCGGTACCGAAGCCGAATCGACGATCGCGTTGCAGATTCAGTTGGCAAGCGGTAAGCCAGCCGCTTATAGCCGTGTGCGTGCGCTCCCGGAAGGTTTTTTACCCAAAGGCAACCGCGTGGTGCCTTGGCTCGAAACGAATGATTCGGGCTTTGTCAAGATTCCGATGGAACCGGGTTCTTACACGGTGGAGGCTCGCCATGTCGATGGAACAGTGGCAACAGGCGCTATCCGCAGCGTAGACTTGGAGAAAAAGTCGGCCGCTAGAATCGATACGGTCAAGCTCGGCGAACTTTCTTCGATCGAAGGCTACGTGATGCTCGGTGATTCGATGCCGGTGGTCCGTATTGCGGGCCTTGACCGCTACGTGATTCCGGACAGCACGGGTCACTTTGTGATTGATTCGCTCCCGGTGGGCGATTTTGACGTGCAAATCGGCGACCCGCAAGAGGTTTATTCGGCCAAGGTGCAGTCGACGACGGGCGATACCTTGTATGTAGACTGCTCTGATTCCACTTCAAGCATTAATGTGGTCAAGCCTAAGGAAACGGCAGCAAGTGAATATCCCGATGCCGACTGGAACGAACACGATGCCTTGATTAAGTTGGCCGACGGCTATGCTGTAGGTGTACTCGGTGCTGCGGGCGTTACCGATTCTGCGGGTAATATCAGCAAGCAGAAGGGCGAAGTCTGTATTGTGACCACAACCGAAGACTACATTATTGTCGAAGACACGACCAGTACGGATTCGGCGTCAACGACGGCGGTGATTGCACCGGGGTCGCTCCGTGAATGTGCCTATAAAGAAGGCCCGGTATGGGTGCTTTTCGAAAAAGATGGCACTTATAACCTGCAGGCTCCGCTCCGTTTGAAGTCCGACAAGACATTCGATGGCCGCGGTCGCGATATCCGCATTTCGGGCATGGGTGTGCTTACCGATGCTTCGAGCAACTTGATCTTTGAAAATCTGACCTTTACGGCGCCGTCTATTACAGCGCAAGATACGACCTCTCGCCGCGCCCTTTCGATCCATAACCGTACGCATCATGTGTGGGTGGACCATTGCACCTTCGAGGAATACCCGCTGGTGGAATTCGATGTGAAGCGCTGCTCGCATAATGTCACGATTTCTTGGTCTCGTTTTGAAAATGCTCAGACGGGAGTGCTGTTCGGACTTGCCGGCGATATCATTATGGATACTGCCCAAAGCCTGACAATGCATCACAATTACTTCGAGGGGCTCTCTCGCGACGGAATTCTTGCTCATGGAGGCAAACTTCATGCCTACAACAACTTCTTCTACTCTTTAGATTTGTCGGGCGTGGTATGTTCAGATTCCGCTACCTGCCTGATAGAAAAGAACATCTTCAATAACGAAATGCCTGTGACGTTATACCGCTGGTATTACGAAGACGGTGCTCCGGTGGATTCTACGGTGGGCTTTGCCGACATGGAATCCAACTGGCATACCGCCGGCGGCGAAGATTTCATTACCGATGCTCGCGGCTACAAGCCCGACTACAAGTATACGGCTGATTCCGCCGATGCAGAGCTTGCTTTAAGAGTCAAGAAGCAAAGTGGAGCCCAGTAATTTTCTACTTTAGCGGTCATGAAAGAAAAACTCCCGGCTTTCCTGTTCATGCTTGCAATCCCGCTGTCGATTGTCCTCTACCTCAAGGTAGAGTCGGCCTCGGGTTCCGAAATCGTGGCGCTCTTGTCGGCGGTAGCTTGCTACCTGGTTGTTTTCTTCTTGCTGGCGCTGTTTTTCAATTCCCGCGCGAAAGATGCCGACGGCAAGGCCGTATCCGCTTTGGATAACTTGTTCGCAGAAAAGAAGACAAAGGCTGAACTTGCCCGCGAGCAAATCTTACGCAAGCAAAAGGAACTGGAGGCTAAAAAGGCCTCCGAAAATAATCCGAATTCTTAATCGGTTCATTGCAGACAAAATGATCTCCTTTAGCTATATTTTGTGCGTAAGGAGATTATATGAAGAAAATTGCCCTTTTCCTAGCCTGCGCGGTAGCCTGCTCTAGCGCTGCAGAACGTTACAAAGACCGCATGTTTGATGTCTCTGTCAAGAAAGATGTCATTTATGCCTCTAACGTTAAACACCTCAAGACACTCAATTCCATCTCGACTGCGATTATTACGTATGCCGTTTTGAACGATGGCATGCCTGTCTATCTGTTTGATAACGAGACTGACCTTAAGGAAGTCAGTTTGAAGATGGATATTTATCAGCCGAAAAACGATACTGAAAAGAAACGCCCGGCTGTTTTGGTGATGCATGGCGGTGCCTTTGCGGCAGGCTCCAAGAACGATTATGACCAGCACACGGTGACTTATTGCGACTCTCTGGCAGCCCGTGGTTTTGTGACTGCGGCGGTGGAGTATCGCCTGGGGATTACGGCTGTCATCAAGGACAAGGCGCTCACTATCGATAGCCTCGATTTCTCGAGAACGGTGTATCGTGGAATCCAGGATATCCGTGCCGCAGTCCGTTACGTTAGGTCGAACGCCGACGAATTGGGCGTTGACCCGAATCGCATTTATCTGATTGGCAATAGCGCAGGCGCAATCCTTTCGCTCGAAAACATTTACATGGACAAGGAATCCGAAATTCCGCCGGCAGCAAAGAATGCTCCGGATTTGGGCGGACTCGATGCTTATGGTGTGCAGGGCTATGGTTCTCAGGCGAATGCCGTGGCGGCCTTGTGGGGCGCTGTGCATGATCCGAAAATTATCGAAGACGTGAAAAAGCCGGTTCTCTTGGTTCATGGTAAAGCCGACAGTACGGTGGTCTTTAAGACAGGGCGTCCGCTGAGCAATATTGCGGGTGTTCTTGAAAACTTGATGCCTGCGGCTGCGGCATCGGTTGGCGCGCTTGCATTCCATGTGGCGACTCCGACTCTTTACGGTAGCTATGTGATTGACTCGGTGCTTACGGCAAACAACGTGGAACATGACACCTACTTTGTCGATGGCCAACCCCATGAATTTTATGACTACGAAGATTATGATGTGAAGGTACAAAAGAAAGTCTTTGATTTCCTTTATGACTTGACCCAGAAACCTGCAAGCGCCGACCGTATTGTGTTGGCTTTGGTTAAGCCGTCTGCACTCCGTATGGGCGAAAACAACATGAGCTTTACGGTGTCGAAGGGTAGCGACCTCGCTTACGCCGTGACAGATTTGCGTGGCCGTATGGTGAAAAACGGCGTGGTTTCTGCAGGAGAAACGGTGGATCTTGCCGACCTTGAACGCGGTGTGTATGTGCTCCGCGTAAAGGGTGAACGTGCCATCCGATTCGGTATTTCTCGCTAAAAAACGTCAAATTTCAAACTTTTTAAAGCGCCCTTTCATTTCGGGGGGCGTTTTTCTATATTTGGGGTGGGGTGGCGGATGGCCGCCGGCAG comes from Fibrobacter sp. UWB15 and encodes:
- a CDS encoding right-handed parallel beta-helix repeat-containing protein, which gives rise to MLKRKSLYAVLAPMVAGMLCSSFVGCSERRDIAGGTEAESTIALQIQLASGKPAAYSRVRALPEGFLPKGNRVVPWLETNDSGFVKIPMEPGSYTVEARHVDGTVATGAIRSVDLEKKSAARIDTVKLGELSSIEGYVMLGDSMPVVRIAGLDRYVIPDSTGHFVIDSLPVGDFDVQIGDPQEVYSAKVQSTTGDTLYVDCSDSTSSINVVKPKETAASEYPDADWNEHDALIKLADGYAVGVLGAAGVTDSAGNISKQKGEVCIVTTTEDYIIVEDTTSTDSASTTAVIAPGSLRECAYKEGPVWVLFEKDGTYNLQAPLRLKSDKTFDGRGRDIRISGMGVLTDASSNLIFENLTFTAPSITAQDTTSRRALSIHNRTHHVWVDHCTFEEYPLVEFDVKRCSHNVTISWSRFENAQTGVLFGLAGDIIMDTAQSLTMHHNYFEGLSRDGILAHGGKLHAYNNFFYSLDLSGVVCSDSATCLIEKNIFNNEMPVTLYRWYYEDGAPVDSTVGFADMESNWHTAGGEDFITDARGYKPDYKYTADSADAELALRVKKQSGAQ
- the ilvC gene encoding ketol-acid reductoisomerase, producing MNYFNSIPMRRQLEEIGHCRFMEHSEFSRGVEALKGKKIVFVGCGAQGLHQGLDLRDSGLDVSYTLRKEAIEQKRQSWKNATENGFKVGTYEEMIPDADLVCNLTPDKQHHNVIPAIMKLMKKGAALSYSHGFNIVEEGQEIRKDITVIMVAPKGPGSEVRSEYVRGFGMPCLIAVHPENDPEGKGWDYAKAYAAGLHADRPGVLESSFVAEVKSDLMGEQTILCGMLQTGTILCYDKMVKDFGVEPAYAVKLLQYGWETISEALKHGGITNMMDRLSNPAKIRATELAEKMKKIMKPLYCEHQDNIISGKFSSTMMVDWEAGDKDLLKWRGETGELEFEKVEATDKVITEQEYFDRGVLMTAMIKAGVELAFETMCSVGIKPMSAYYESLHETPLIANLIARKKLYEMNRVISDTAEYGCYLFANKCVPLLADFMKNEVKKDDIGAIYGEGKTTAVDNEELIKVNKNIRQHPVEEVGAWLRERMSGMTRVV
- a CDS encoding carboxylesterase family protein, yielding MKKIALFLACAVACSSAAERYKDRMFDVSVKKDVIYASNVKHLKTLNSISTAIITYAVLNDGMPVYLFDNETDLKEVSLKMDIYQPKNDTEKKRPAVLVMHGGAFAAGSKNDYDQHTVTYCDSLAARGFVTAAVEYRLGITAVIKDKALTIDSLDFSRTVYRGIQDIRAAVRYVRSNADELGVDPNRIYLIGNSAGAILSLENIYMDKESEIPPAAKNAPDLGGLDAYGVQGYGSQANAVAALWGAVHDPKIIEDVKKPVLLVHGKADSTVVFKTGRPLSNIAGVLENLMPAAAASVGALAFHVATPTLYGSYVIDSVLTANNVEHDTYFVDGQPHEFYDYEDYDVKVQKKVFDFLYDLTQKPASADRIVLALVKPSALRMGENNMSFTVSKGSDLAYAVTDLRGRMVKNGVVSAGETVDLADLERGVYVLRVKGERAIRFGISR
- a CDS encoding TIGR02147 family protein, whose amino-acid sequence is MVNLFEYLNYREFLRDAYEERHKGDWRFSHRYIADRAGFDASMFNKILQGKRNLTSRLVSVFADIFCNDDREKAYFADMVAFNQAKNHSESRQYLEKLVATKECKVENVAKDQFEYFDHWYHAVIRELVTFYPYVGDDAALGLMVRPPITASQVKSSIALLERLSMIKKNEATGFYEQTQGLISSGSESFSTAVNSYIQQNLNVAQDAMDRFDRNERNLSTLAFACDEDTYKELVEMVRRFRREILAKVGQCAKPNRVFQLGMQLFPLSDPYPPPQRRGRKRRIRGMEMTNGDELEVAGDDIAGENAEGGADNA
- a CDS encoding deaminase — encoded protein: MNNSQSRSKLRDEVYTQMMCAQARLSKDQNTQMGAVLVSADGRVISTGYNGAPAGFDDETVPYTREKQLLAYDLLDADSGELLSHHEFEANKYPFMVHAEINALHYARGKVPPGSKLYVIGFPCERCALDVSLSGVAEVFVTKDDYDPKSTLNNSRDTAYYMFAQAGIIVTLCGKRIRPVVSKPNK